From one Leishmania panamensis strain MHOM/PA/94/PSC-1 chromosome 11 sequence genomic stretch:
- a CDS encoding pyruvate phosphate dikinase, putative (TriTrypDB/GeneDB-style sysID: LpmP.11.1010): MSATKHVYYFGGSKADGNRDMKMLLGGKGANLAEMVNIGIPVPPGFTITTMVCAAYQQSKAIPDDVVAQVKENVKKVEKEMKKSFGDANSPLLFSVRSGAAASMPGMMDTVLNLGLNRNTVEAWVRRTPEQSRFVYDSYRRFITMYADIVMQAGREDFEHALGEMKEKKGTKFDTDLTSGDLKELVEKYLRLFEKKTGTPFPQDPWEQLFAAIRAVFRSWGNPRAEMYRRLNHITGLVGTAVNVQAMVFGNVNEHSATGVAFSRSPATGANYFYGEYLVNAQGEDVVAGIRTPQQIGKELSLMWAKEHKVSEEERKRRYPSMEEFMPENYKLLCSIRARLEDHYRDMQDIEFTVENGRLWMLQCRNGKRTIQAALRIAIDMHQEGRITKEEAVLRVDPEQVGHLLHPNIEPAAAKAAKAIGKGLAASPGAAVGQVVFDAESAKAWAAQGKKVIMVRLETSPEDLAGMNAAQGILTARGGMTSHAAVVARGMGKCCVSGCGDLVLKGKSFTLNGHKFIEGDVITLDGTRGLIYKGALKLRAALLEGDFKVFVRWCQEVKRLGVRANADTPADAAKAREFGAEGVGLCRTEHMFFEADRIDGIREMILADTKEGREGALKKLLPMQRGDFVGLFRAMAGSPVVIRLLDPPLHEFVPHEESAQQELAAKLGVPAEKVRQRVKALHEMNPMLGLRGCRLGITYPEIYNMQVRAIMEAALTVAKEGISVRPEIMIPLVGKKEELSFTKKQAVVTAEKVLEKGGARVHYTIGTMIEVPRAALTAGQIAEEADFFSFGTNDLTQMGCGFSRDDAGQFLHLYEDLGIYPRDPFQSLDQEGVGLLVRLAVTKGRTVKPTMKMGICGEHGGDPRTVEFCHRMGLNYVSCSPFRVPVAIVAAAHAAVKEKQDYEKRNKALAGSKL; this comes from the coding sequence ATGAGCGCCACCAAGCATGTCTACTACTTTGGCGGGTCGAAGGCTGATGGCAACCGTGACATGAAGATGCTTCTCGGTGGCAAAGGCGCGAACCTTGCTGAGATGGTGAACATTGGCATCCCAGTGCCGCCCGGCTTTACGATCACGACGATGGTGTGCGCTGCCTACCAGCAGTCCAAGGCAATCCCCGACGATGTGGTAGCTCAGGTGAAGGAGAACGTAAAGAAGGTCGAGAAGGAGATGAAAAAGTCCTTCGGCGATGCCAACTCACCGTTGCTCTTCTCCGTCCGCTCcggtgcggcagcatcgATGCCAGGTATGATGGACACGGTCCTGAACCTTGGCCTCAACCGCAACACCGTCGAGGCGTGGGTGAGGCGCACGCCTGAGCAGTCCCGCTTCGTGTATGACTCGTACCGCCGCTTCATCACCATGTACGCGGATATCGTCATGCAGGCGGGCCGCGAGGACTTTGAGCACGCACTTGGCGagatgaaagagaagaagggaacCAAGTTCGACACAGACCTGACTTCTGGTGACCTCAAGGAGCTCGTGGAGAAGTATTTGCGCCTCTTCGAAAAGAAGACCGGCACCCCGTTCCCGCAGGACCCGTGGGAGCAGCTGTTTGCTGCTATCCGCGCCGTCTTCCGCAGTTGGGGCAACCCGCGTGCCGAGATGTACCGCCGCCTGAACCACATCACGGGCCTGGTCGGCACGGCCGTGAACGTGCAGGCGATGGTGTTTGGCAACGTGAATGAGCACTCCGCCACTGGCGtcgccttctctcgcagCCCGGCCACTGGTGCGAACTACTTCTACGGCGAGTACCTGGTGAACGCCCAGGGTGAGGATGTCGTGGCCGGCATCCGCACGCCACAGCAGATTGGTAAAGAGTTGTCCCTCATGTGGGCCAAGGAGCACAaggtgagcgaggaggagcgcaagcgCCGCTACCCGTCCATGGAGGAGTTTATGCCGGAGAACTACAAGCTACTGTGCAGCATCCGGGCACGTCTCGAGGACCACTATCGCGACATGCAGGATATCGAGTTCACCGTCGAGAACGGCCGCCTGTGGATGTTGCAGTGCCGTAATGGCAAGCGCACGATCCAGGCCGCGCTCAGAATCGCAATTGACATGCATCAGGAGGGGCGCATCaccaaggaggaggccgtGCTGCGCGTTGATCCCGAGCAGGTGGGCCACCTGCTGCACCCTAACATCGAGCCGGCGGCGGCCAAAGCTGCTAAGGCGATTGGCAAGGGTCTAGCGGCGTCCCCTGGCGCGGCGGTTGGCCAGGTCGTCTTCGATGCTGAGTCCGCCAAGGCGTGGGCGGCGCAAGGCAAGAAGGTCATCATGGTGCGGCTTGAGACGTCTCCGGAGGACCTTGCCGGCATGAATGCTGCTCAGGGTATTCTGACGGCTCGCGGTGGCATGACCTCGCACGCGGCCGTGGTGGCCCGTGGTATGGGCAAGTGCTGCGTGTCCGGCTGTGGTGACCTTGTGCTCAAGGGCAAGAGCTTCACGCTGAACGGCCACAAGTTCATCGAGGGCGACGTCATCACACTCGATGGTACTCGCGGTCTGATCTACAAGGGTGCGCTGAAGCTACGCGCTGCGTTGCTCGAGGGCGACTTCAAGGTCTTTGTGCGCTGGTGCCAGGAGGTGAAGCGTCTTGGCGTGCGCGCCAACGCTGATACGCCGGCGGATGCAGCCAAGGCTCGCGAGTTCGGCGCTGAGGGTGTGGGCCTGTGCCGTACAGAGCATATGTTCTTCGAGGCAGACCGCATCGATGGAATCCGTGAGATGATTCTCGCCGATACGAAGGAGGGCCGCGAAGGGGCTCTCAagaagctgctgcccatGCAGCGTGGCGACTTTGTCGGTCTCTTCCGCGCCATGGCTGGCAGCCCGGTCGTGATCCGCTTGCTTGACCCTCCGCTGCACGAATTCGTGCCACACGAGGAGTCCGCTCAGCAGGAGCTGGCTGCCAAGCTTGGCGTCCCGGCAGAGAAGGTACGTCAGCGCGTCAAGGCTCTGCACGAGATGAACCCCATGCTTGGCctgcgcggctgccgtcTCGGCATTACCTACCCCGAGATCTACAACATGCAGGTGCGCGCCATCATGGAGGCCGCGCTCACCGTGGCGAAGGAGGGTATCAGCGTGCGGCCGGAGATCATGATCCCGCTTGTAGGCAAGAAGGAGGAGCTGTCCTTCACCAAGAAGCAGGCCGTCGTGACGGCGGAGAAGGTGCTCGAGAAGGGCGGTGCTCGCGTGCATTACACAATTGGTACCATGATCGAGGTGCCACGCGCGGCGCTGACAGCAGGCCAGAtcgccgaggaggcggacttcttctccttcggTACGAACGACCTAACCCAGATGGGCTGTGGCTTCTCACGTGATGATGCAGGCCAGTTCCTGCACCTGTACGAAGACCTCGGCATCTACCCTCGCGACCCCTTCCAATCTCTCGACCAGGAGGGCGTTGGCTTGCTCGTGCGCCTTGCCGTCACCAAGGGCCGCACCGTGAAGCCGACGATGAAGATGGGCATCTGCGGCGAGCACGGCGGCGACCCGCGCACCGTCGAGTTCTGCCACCGCATGGGGTTGAACTATGTCTCTTGCTCTCCGTTTCGTGTGCCAGTCGCCATTGTGGCCGCCGCCCACGCCGCcgtgaaggagaagcaggaCTACGAGAAGCGCAATAAGGCTCTGGCTGGCTCTAAGCTGTAA
- a CDS encoding inositol-1,4,5-trisphosphate (IP3) 5-phosphatase, putative (TriTrypDB/GeneDB-style sysID: LpmP.11.1020) yields MDEREGGDMVSSSSHPRHRPTNAVQARRRLSFEGTNASSNNGDTNGQVSGRGVAANRPSNASYTGTDLISELDVNADAFFTAIGSIVFLSPRIMGIASCLSIPHRTYIPVVDDPLTYAGEAGRLFHSGKFAEAGRSRKGFLLLSLRFGTVQLNVCNVHLFHDDDNRVALASSPSPYTGRRARAMKEAIAECSAVVDLSEPLFIFGDYNVRLDGKLLAEWVEEKMQVTVRPEKKRLRCPEHFWELFTDPDTQKELRTRFDAELQHLMNEVALLSSVELAEMPIHFAPTYFRVAHRTPTEAAVTSAAATSAAAVATTQNVAATPDTQQSTSALSDLVGRADDISVEEQEQTEGVRVRPPLSVLPLPKATLANVPLTHVTASPYRDNFCHDRLPAWCDRVLFNVAGLEWIAGDRARSAHPQTQAASSVLGSAASGSDGLKGKQCSDQSCWHAYASIDLIHTDHDGVFILF; encoded by the coding sequence ATGGACGAGCGGGAGGGCGGCGACatggtgagcagcagcagccacccgCGCCACCGACCCACGAACGCTGTCCAAGCCCGAAGAAGGTTGTCCTTTGAAGGCACCAACGCCAGCAGTAACAACGGCGACACCAACGGACAGGTCAGCGGCCGTGGTGTCGCTGCTAATCGCCCGAGCAACGCGAGCTACACTGGCACGGATCTCATCTCTGAGCTCGACGTCAACGCGGACGCGTTCTTCACTGCCATTGGTTCTATTGTGTTTCTCTCGCCGCGTATTATGGGTATCGCAAGCTGCCTCTCGATTCCGCACCGCACGTATATCCCTGTTGTGGACGACCCACTCACCTACGCCGGCGAGGCCGGCCGGCTCTTTCACAGCGGTAAATTTGCCGAGGCCGGTCGCTCGCGCAAAGGGttcctgcttctctctctccgtttcGGCACCGTCCAGCTCAACGTGTGCAACGTACACCTCTtccacgacgacgacaaccgTGTGGCGCTGGCGAGCAGCCCAAGCCCGTACACCGGTCGCCGCGCGCGGGCAATGAAGGAGGCCATCGCCGAATGCAGTGCCGTCGTCGACCTCAGTGAGCCACTCTTCATCTTCGGCGACTACAACGTTCGCCTGGATGGAAAGCTGCTTGCTGagtgggtggaggagaagatgcAGGTGACGGTGCGGCCTGAGAAGAAGCGATTGCGCTGCCCAGAGCACTTTTGGGAGCTGTTCACCGACCCAGACACACAGAAGGAGCTGCGGACACGATTTGACGCCGAGCTGCAGCACTTGATGaacgaggtggcgctgctctctAGCGTGGAGCTGGCAGAGATGCCTATCCACTTTGCACCCACTTACTTCCGTGTTGCCCACCGCACTCCCACTGAGGCAGCCGTCACCAGTGCTGCGGCTacttctgccgccgccgtggcaaCCACTCAAAATGTAGCAGCAACGCCAGATACTCAGCAGTCGACGTCCGCATTGAGTGACTTGGTTGGGCGGGCTGATGACATCTCTGTAGAGGAGCAGGAACAGacggagggggtgagggtgagACCCCCACTAtcggtgctgccactgccgaaGGCAACGTTGGCGAATGTGCCTCTGACTCACGTGACGGCATCACCCTATCGCGACAACTTCTGCCACGATAGGTTGCCTGCGTGGTGCGATCGAGTGCTATTTAATGTGGCTGGCCTTGAGTGGATTGCAGGTGATCGAGCTCGCTCTGCTCATCCGCAGACGCAGGCAGCATCTTCAGTGTTGGGTAGCGCTGCCTCCGGCTCTGATGGACTCAAGGGCAAGCAGTGCAGTGACCAGAGCTGCTGGCACGCGTACGCGTCGATTGACCTCATTCACACCGATCACGATGGCGTATTTATACTGTTTTGA
- a CDS encoding hypothetical protein (TriTrypDB/GeneDB-style sysID: LpmP.11.1030), which yields MALCNPRRAFRAHHYHPVTTAPWSKHGAVLAVNLQHQHQRPPVVWSKSASDAAAEWGNGDERSQDRQRQTRHKEQQVYAGEPARQRDGATVVSSLRRFLSAIPIPSPPNQQQQQQQQRGGVGNSDCASLFQQLQSTFLPSSSPPPAAATLPSPKPSALPTFALFGALERLSRFSEMVQLCHEHADVLDDFLARLTLQLHRSSCAPALLLSGASAAPSQSSLPPPPSLTTSAAHDDGEFLRWHRIVMFLLRQPSELAKVGVEFFSDAVNSWPLHMLYLTCCFYVTAREHGFDALATTLSKGGIFCSGKGLFAALAVSMAQNEEDLIRSTACMYRAAFYTGVLMRKRHQYFETETRLTVNGGFTLLVVNIPIITLRRLVARVNEGYDVFASMRDVYKESEAERGNTWFNVNSHNTAVSADTAPSLLGRRGGRSYSPTSSSGYASASSPFAPSMPHYPHSVIEVSRVISSRSAVLCGHPLDMLRLDTILARFADFNDVKIHREYLPSGGPENSCFFNKHMAHDLTGLWKARGVSFSLASVQLPLYSPVNGDLWTESLRVPVDPPAPPDASVTTVASACDSNAIFCAAAPPPTEGYRDEWWMFNVAEAATCANQDLTYSLRHMRDGSVLLDFSTHAIRIGRLIAWTSKSITVLAAPENRQESSAMPPPRRSPKEKVIRNTMEKLAIINSVLREVSDRIDQPPDALANPSVELFTTFTELGLLGVLKGPRERPGVSHFGEPTHAASVILNERQRSHHSYYNTGACDAPSGAAVTSGAPSTSRLGAASSSGTLNGVLSSNGPAAGRRMRPNVGALVSLNNVSPSNTNTGILTTASNLNNPGAIGKRHTNSLSLSSAGGVGGSSGLSAPSFHTGSAAGGISSGVLAAFRSRHASTVDGNPVTGADPGPHVEVGGTAVVSKNSFLECHSTSPLLSAYALTSNSPGQSPTPQLTSSSSPEAVGEARLLPSALMYRGMRRGSSHVTGAAHLLLDRRMTTMTSPYRIPSSVSANNTGATAAGLEARTKSPSATYTAERDGSPVSHVRSHSCEADAHEGMAATIPAGAVVGGLGGELWHTVSLISQSDASNRQRTPTATTISIGAVASLQPKTKETSVVRGVSLSPLPASFLSVPQEAHSRPSSFSPGRGCNSAVVTSNSLHEAPVSAFFFPSDGLAQQVSELELTSEHRILSVPSGRRSSHLLASGTASSRRERGIQYEAPVEGDRLNNGRDGVIAFDDDSAAVRRVPDDTLTPGSECFPLSMYENDLVIHRSNDYAGIVNVYQVSALITYYEMQFNCVLCDGAVLFAGLLKRASGIAFPSYTLLLCPTVFSLLELWDGYEFEEVWRRSLGAPVCSRVTSPISAGLV from the coding sequence ATGGCACTTTGTAACCCTCGCCGAGCCTTCCGTGCGCACCACTATCACCcagtgacgacggcgccgtggTCGAAGCACGGGGCAGTGCTTGCAGTGAActtgcagcaccagcatcaGCGGCCGCCGGTGGTGTGGAGCAAATCTGCCTCAGATGCAGCCGCTGAGTGGGGTAATGGGGACGAGAGGTCGCAGGATCGGCAACGACAGACACGCCACAAGGAGCAACAGGTGTACGCCGGGGAACCAGCACGTCAGCGGGACGGGGCTACGGTTGTGTCATCGCTGCGACGCTTCCTCTCCGCAATTCCTATTCCGTCACCACCcaaccagcagcaacaacagcaacagcagaggGGCGGTGTGGGCAACAGCGATTGTGCTTCGCTgtttcagcagctgcagagcacTTTcttgccgtcgtcgtctccaccacctgccgctgccacgctgccgtcgccgaAGCCGTCGGCGCTACCCACCTTCGCTCTTTTTGGCGCGCTTGAGCGGCTCTCGCGCTTCTCGGAGatggtgcagctgtgccacgAGCACGCCGACGTCCTGGACGACTTCTTGGCTCGTCTCACTCtccagctgcaccgcagctcgtgcgcaccggcgctgctgctcagtggCGCGAGCGCTGCCCCCAGCCAATCAtcattgccgccgccgccgtcattGACAACGAGCGCTGCGCACGATGACGGCGAGTTCCTGCGATGGCATCGGATCGTCATGTTTCTGCTTCGCCAACCCTCAGAGCTGGCAAAGGTCGGCGTGGAATTTTTCAGCGACGCTGTGAACTCCTGGCCGCTGCACATGCTCTACCTGACGTGTTGCTTCTACGTGACGGCGCGCGAGCATGGCTTCGACGCGCTAGCCACGACCCTCAGCAAGGGAGGTATCTTCTGCTCCGGTAAAGGGCTCTTCGCCGCTTTGGCTGTATCGATGGCGCAGAATGAGGAGGACCTGATTCGCTCCACCGCGTGCATGTACCGCGCCGCTTTCTACACTGGCGTGCTGATGCGCAAGCGCCACCAGTACTTTGAAACGGAGACGCGCCTAACTGTAAATGGAGGTTTTACGCTGCTGGTGGTAAACATCCCCATCATCACGCTGCGACGCCTGGTGGCGCGGGTGAACGAGGGCTACGACGTGTTTGCCTCCATGCGTGACGTCTACAAGGAGAGTGAGGCTGAGCGCGGCAACACCTGGTTCAACGTGAACAGCCACAACACGGCTGTCAGTGCCGATACCGCCCCTTCCCTGCTGGGCCGTCGTGGCGGCCGTTCGTACTCTCCGACTTCGTCCAGCGGCTACGCGTCTGCTTCGTCACCCTTCGCGCCCTCCATGCCGCATTATCCGCACTCGGTGATTGAGGTGAGCCGCGTCATTAGCAGCCGATCCGCCGTGCTGTGTGGCCACCCGTTGGACATGCTGCGGCTTGACACGATCCTTGCCCGATTCGCGGACTTTAATGATGTGAAGATCCACAGGGAGTACCTCCCCTCTGGCGGCCCAGAGAACAGTTGTTTCTTCAACAAGCACATGGCACACGATCTCACTGGACTGTGGAAGGCACGCGGggtctctttctcgctgGCCAGCGTGCAGCTGCCCCTGTACTCGCCGGTGAACGGTGACTTGTGGACTGAGTCGCTGCGCGTGCCCGTTGACCCTCCCGCACCGCCCGATGCGTCGGTTACAACGGTGGCATCGGCTTGCGACAGCAACGCCATCTTctgtgctgcggcaccaccgccaacgGAGGGCTATCGTGACGAGTGGTGGATGTTCAACGttgcggaggcggcgacgtGCGCCAACCAGGACTTGACCTACTCCCTGCGCCACATGAGGGATGGCAGTGTGCTGCTCGACTTCTCCACCCACGCGATTCGGATCGGACGGCTGATTGCATGGACAAGCAAGTCGATTACGGTGCTCGCAGCCCCAGAGAACCGGCAGGAGTCGtcggcgatgccgccgccgcggcgcagcccGAAGGAGAAGGTCATTCGCAACACAATGGAGAAGCTCGCCATAATCAACAGCGTTCTTCGAGAGGTCAGTGACAGGATCGATCAGCCGCCTGACGCTCTGGCAAACCCTTCCGTAGAACTGTTCACCACCTTCACGGAGCTAGGGCTGCTGGGGGTACTGAAAGGGCCGCGGGAGCGTCCCGGGGTATCTCACTTTGGTGAGCCAACGCATGCTGCCTCCGTGATACTGaacgagcggcagcgcagccaccacAGCTACTACAACACCGGGGCTTGCGACGCGCCGTCCGGGGCTGCCGTGACTTCGGGTGCGCCCTCCACGAGCCGACTAGGTGCTGCGAGCTCATCGGGGACACTCAATGGAGTCCTTTCATCTAACGGCCCGGCCGCTGGCCGGCGCATGAGGCCCAACGTCGGCGCACTCGTATCACTGAACAATGTGTCTCCCAGTAACACGAATACTGGCATCCTGACCACGGCAAGCAACCTAAACAACCCGGGCGCCATCGGCAAGAGACATACAAACAGCCTGTCGCTGAGCTCCGCTGGCGGCGTCGGGGGATCGAGCGGTCTTAGCGCCCCAAGCTTCCACacaggcagcgccgctggtggcatCAGTAGCGGCGTCCTTGCCGCCTTCCGCAGCCGCCATGCCAGCACTGTGGACGGCAACCCAGTGACAGGCGCTGACCCTGGGCCACACGTGGAGGTTGGTGGCACTGCGGTGGTATCGAAAAACAGCTTCCTGGAGTGTCACTCCACGTCTCCGCTGTTGAGTGCGTACGCGCTTACGAGTAACTCGCCGGGGCAATCGCCGACACCACAATtgacctcctccagctctcCCGAAGCTGTCGGGGAGGCGCGACTCCTTCCATCGGCTCTCATGTACCGCGGCATGCGGCGAGGCAGCAGTCATGTGActggcgcggcgcaccttCTGCTGGATAGGAGAATGACTACTATGACGTCGCCTTACCGCATACCGTCCTCGGTATCGGCAAACAACACTGGCGCGACAGCTGCGGGGCTAGAGGCTCGCACAAAGTCTCCCTCGGCCACATACACGGCTGAAAGAGACGGTTCCCCGGTTTCCCACGTACGATCACATTCGTGCGAGGCTGACGCGCACGAGGGCATGGCAGCCACGATCCCCGCTGGAGCCGTCGTAGGCGGTCTCGGGGGCGAGCTCTGGCACACGGTAAGTTTGATTAGCCAGTCCGATGCAAGCAACAGGCAGCGGACACCAACAGCAACGACCATCTCCATTGGCGCTgtcgcgtcgctgcagcccaAGACGAAGGAGACATCCGTCGTTCGCGGCGtcagtctctctcctctgccggcGTCGttcctctctgtgccgcAGGAGGCACACTCGAGGCCCAGCTCTTTCTCGCCGGGTCGCGGCTGCAACAGCGCTGTGGTCACCTCCAACTCCCTTCACGAGGCCCCGGtctccgctttcttttttccatCTGATGGCCTGGCTCAGCAGGTGAGTGAGCTGGAGCTTACCTCTGAGCACCGCATTCTGTCGGTACCTAGCGGGCGAAGGAGCTCGCACCTGCTGGCCTCCggcaccgcctcctcacgGCGAGAGCGGGGCATTCAGTACGAGGCCCCCGTCGAGGGTGACCGCCTTAATAATGGGAGAGATGGTGTGATTGCGttcgacgacgacagcgcagcTGTCCGCCGCGTTCCTGATGACACCCTTACCCCAGGCTCGGAGTGTTTTCCGCTGTCCATGTACGAGAATGACTTAGTGATCCACCGCAGCAATGACTACGCCGGTATTGTGAACGTTTATCAAGTCTCCGCACTGATCACATATTATGAGATGCAGTTCAACTGCGTCCTCTGTGATGGCGCCGTTCTGTTCGCCGGGTTGCTGAAGAGGGCATCTGGCATTGCGTTTCCCTCATACACGCTGTTGCTCTGCCCTACGGTGTTTTCTCTGCTGGAGTTGTGGGATGGCTACGAGTTCGAAGAGGTGTGGAGGCGCTCCCTTGGCGCCCCGGTGTGCAGTCGCGTTACATCACCCATCTCTGCCGGTTTGGTCTGA
- a CDS encoding hypothetical protein (TriTrypDB/GeneDB-style sysID: LpmP.11.1040): MSKSIAIIAAGAPAALVQAASAMVSKATCGAVKTTQATSAASNAVVVGMQAPRGVYACVTEPPSTPSEPYAGVKTVVVRAILPRGAPDTMQVRDVLDVYPASGIACEAETAKAVENFTKAAKVAVEKAKAMKASRVTLVVKPATKYERLNALFRETCTKTIEASGLSVEASTTAAAANILTMFPERMSVAMVCDDPVCENVQYAYAGIVGGVHTTYYTDAGSKIHGGHSYKSVAMALAEELKSLGMKAEAAKVEAAAQKSPRNAAAAL, from the coding sequence ATGTCCAAGTCGATTGCTATAATCGCCGCGGGTGCCCCCGCTGCTCTGGTGCAGGCTGCGTCTGCCATGGTATCCAAGGCAACTTGTGGTGCCGTAAAGACGACGCAAGCGACATCGGCTGCGTCCAACGCCGTCGTTGTTGGTATGCAGGCCCCGCGcggcgtgtatgcgtgcgtcACCGAGCCGCCTAGCACGCCCAGCGAGCCATACGCGGGCGTGAAGACAGTTGTGGTGCGCGCCATCCTCCCACGTGGCGCGCCGGACACGATGCAGGTGCGTGACGTGCTGGATGTGTATCCGGCCTCCGGGATCGCATGCGAGGCGGAAACGGCAAAGGCGGTGGAGAACTTTACCAAGGCGGCCAAGGTGGCTGTtgagaaggcgaaggcaaTGAAGGCGTCGCGCGTGACACTCGTAGTGAAGCCGGCGACCAAGTACGAGCGCCTGAATGCCCTCTTCCGCGAGACATGCACTAAGACGATCGAGGCATCTGGCCTCTCCGTCGAGGcgtccaccactgccgcggcggctaACATCCTCACAATGTTTCCGGAGAGGATGAGTGTGGCTATGGTGTGTGACGACCCCGTCTGCGAGAACGTACAATACGCGTACGCCGGCATTGTCGGCGGTGTCCACACCACCTACTATACTGACGCTGGTAGCAAGATACACGGGGGACACAGCTACAAATCCGTCGCGATGGCGTTGGCGGAGGAGCTTAAATCCCTAGGCAtgaaggcggaggcagcgaaggtggaggcggcggcccaGAAGAGCCCCCGcaatgccgctgctgctctgtaA